From Sodalis glossinidius str. 'morsitans', the proteins below share one genomic window:
- a CDS encoding YniB family protein, which translates to MKYQQAGRLAVIKRIAGWVIFISAVISTFISVLKFIEQNSGPNQVINAFVSDFFHVIIDMMRFNTPFLNAFWHNSLQSDFSHGLFASPNLVFWGIYILVFIGLALQASGARMSRQVKHIREGVEDQMVLEQARGDSGISRAQLEQRIVMPQHTILLQIFPLYILPVIIAIVGYFAFKLLGML; encoded by the coding sequence ATGAAGTATCAGCAAGCAGGCCGCCTGGCGGTGATTAAGCGGATTGCCGGATGGGTAATCTTTATATCGGCAGTGATTTCGACCTTTATTTCGGTGTTGAAATTCATTGAGCAAAATAGCGGTCCTAATCAAGTCATCAACGCGTTCGTAAGCGACTTTTTCCATGTCATTATCGATATGATGCGCTTTAATACGCCATTTCTGAATGCCTTTTGGCATAATTCGCTGCAGTCGGATTTCAGCCACGGTCTTTTTGCCAGTCCCAATTTAGTGTTTTGGGGGATTTATATATTGGTTTTTATTGGCCTGGCGCTGCAGGCGTCCGGTGCGCGTATGTCGCGGCAGGTAAAACATATTCGCGAAGGTGTCGAAGATCAGATGGTGCTGGAGCAGGCCCGCGGCGACAGCGGCATCAGCCGCGCCCAGCTTGAACAGCGCATTGTTATGCCACAGCATACTATTTTGCTGCAGATTTTCCCGCTGTACATTTTGCCGGTGATTATTGCGATAGTGGGTTATTTCGCCTTTAAACTCCTCGGTATGCTTTAA
- a CDS encoding POTRA domain-containing protein, with translation MDKRAITGLIARLQNRIIRHGWVTTRVVAPPQDLRQRILILRLVLGACGS, from the coding sequence GTGGACAAGCGCGCTATCACGGGATTAATAGCGCGATTGCAAAACAGGATCATCCGCCATGGCTGGGTGACAACGCGGGTAGTGGCTCCGCCGCAAGATCTGCGCCAGAGGATATTAATACTACGCCTTGTCCTCGGCGCGTGCGGCAGCTAA
- a CDS encoding ShlB/FhaC/HecB family hemolysin secretion/activation protein — MSICIPRCRAGRPARSARAGTGRREFTRIACQRRHYRYSGHQRSWSGQLAQVIHRDGQAKTTVSGDWRVSDSDAPLNQRPLRPQLHRTHTWRLGITHRRILPGAADQRGALVCRQGEEMCRRPG, encoded by the coding sequence GTGTCAATCTGCATACCGCGCTGCCGGGCGGGGCGACCTGCTCGATCTGCGCGCGCTGGAACAGGCCGTCGAGAATTTACAAGGATCGCCTGTCAGCGGCGGCATTACCGTTACAGCGGCCATCAGCGTTCATGGAGTGGGCAACTCGCCCAGGTAATACATCGCGATGGCCAAGCCAAAACCACCGTCTCCGGCGATTGGCGGGTAAGCGACAGCGACGCCCCCCTCAATCAGAGGCCTTTGCGTCCGCAATTGCACCGGACCCACACCTGGCGGCTGGGGATCACCCATCGCCGTATCCTCCCTGGCGCCGCGGATCAGAGGGGTGCCCTGGTCTGCCGGCAAGGAGAGGAAATGTGCCGCCGGCCGGGCTAA
- a CDS encoding filamentous hemagglutinin N-terminal domain-containing protein gives MVPLLIASPLYGGVIADGGAPPHHQPEVLTTANALPLVNICAPDRTGISYNQFHYFDVDARGVILNNVRTVSQTELDGPVDANPQLTREATLIINEVTQPHPSLLDGFIEVAGQRADVIIANPVGISGCGFINVRAGTLTTGHPRSEEGQLQGFTVYGGQIDIAGKGMHAATTDAPRLIAHAVAVNAGLHSQSLNIVTGRNRVNLAGDVTGTFAAAQDEKPAYALDVAALGGGMYAHKIVMVGTEQGVGVRNAGELSLSVAGRLENRVSLQSQDTLALAGEGDVINAGRLNTRSNSVLSAATLFNSGTLRGARGR, from the coding sequence TTGGTCCCGCTGCTGATAGCGTCGCCGCTCTACGGCGGTGTCATCGCCGATGGCGGCGCTCCCCCTCATCACCAGCCGGAAGTGCTTACCACCGCCAACGCGCTACCGCTGGTCAATATTTGCGCCCCTGATCGGACTGGGATTTCTTACAATCAATTTCATTATTTCGATGTCGATGCACGTGGTGTCATTTTGAATAACGTGCGAACGGTGAGCCAGACCGAACTCGACGGTCCCGTAGACGCCAACCCGCAATTAACGCGGGAGGCGACGTTGATTATCAACGAAGTTACTCAACCGCATCCCAGTCTGCTGGACGGATTCATAGAAGTGGCGGGCCAGCGCGCCGACGTCATTATCGCCAATCCGGTGGGGATTAGCGGTTGCGGCTTCATCAATGTTCGTGCCGGTACGCTTACCACCGGTCACCCCCGCAGCGAAGAGGGCCAACTGCAAGGTTTTACCGTTTACGGGGGGCAGATCGATATCGCCGGTAAGGGAATGCATGCAGCGACGACGGATGCTCCCCGGCTTATTGCCCACGCGGTGGCGGTCAACGCCGGATTACATAGTCAATCGCTCAACATTGTCACCGGGCGCAATCGAGTTAATCTCGCGGGCGACGTGACGGGCACTTTCGCCGCTGCTCAGGACGAAAAGCCGGCTTATGCACTGGACGTGGCGGCCCTGGGGGGGGGGATGTATGCGCATAAAATTGTCATGGTGGGGACCGAACAAGGGGTTGGCGTACGCAACGCCGGCGAGCTGAGTCTTAGCGTCGCCGGGCGATTGGAAAATCGCGTCAGCCTGCAAAGTCAGGATACCCTGGCGCTCGCCGGCGAGGGGGATGTCATCAATGCGGGCCGTCTCAACACGCGCAGCAACTCCGTGCTTTCCGCCGCGACCCTATTTAACAGCGGCACCTTGCGCGGTGCGCGCGGGCGGTGA